The genome window CTCGCCGGAGTCGATCATCGCGAACAGGAATTTGGAGGCGGCGCCGCGCGCCGCGGGCGGGAGCTCGTCCATGACTTTCCGGAAACGCGCCGATTGCAGCGCCGCCAGATCGCGCGCGAGCGTCGCGCCCTTCGGAGTCGGATAGAGAAGGCGCTGGCGGCGGTCGACGACGCCGGCGCGCGCCTCGACGAAGCCCGCCTCAAGGAGTTGTTTCAGCACACGGTTCAGGCTCTGCTTGGTGATTCTCAATATCTCCAGCAGCGCGGCGATGGTCAGGCCGGGGCGACGGTTGACGAAATGGAGCACGCGGTGATGCGCCCGTCCGAACCCATAGTTCTCGAGCAGCCGGTCGGCGTCGCCCACGAAATCGCGGTAGGCGAAAAAAAATAGCTCCACGAGTTCGAGAGCGTCGCCGTCGCCCGCCGCGGCCGCCGCTTCTGCGGCCGCGTTCCGCCAGCCGGCGACGCCCGGCGGCTCGGAGATTTTTCTCGCTACGAGTTCATCCACGCTATTTATTGCCTGACGTTTGGCGGGCGCTATTTACGTCAACTATATTGACATAAATCTGACCGATGGCTAGTGCTGATCAAGCGTCGCAGCGCCTTGTTTGGCC of Methylocystis sp. SC2 contains these proteins:
- a CDS encoding MarR family winged helix-turn-helix transcriptional regulator, whose product is MDELVARKISEPPGVAGWRNAAAEAAAAAGDGDALELVELFFFAYRDFVGDADRLLENYGFGRAHHRVLHFVNRRPGLTIAALLEILRITKQSLNRVLKQLLEAGFVEARAGVVDRRQRLLYPTPKGATLARDLAALQSARFRKVMDELPPAARGAASKFLFAMIDSGERERVRAHLACAKAAGAAT